The sequence TGTATCCGGCGGAAATGATTTTTTACTGATTTCTTCTTGGCGAACAGGATGAAAAAAACGTAATCGATGCGACCATAGTGAAATCTGCTGTCCAGGCTTATTTTGTTTCGCTCCATACTTCTGGTCTCCGTAAAGCGGCATATTACGGGAAGCAAACTGAACACGGATTTGATGTGGTCTTCCTGTGTAGAGATGAATTTTCACTAAGCTTAATCCACTTTCACTTGCTAAAAGCTCATAACCAAGCTCTGCTTTTTTTGCCTGCTTCGATTGTGATGATGTCACCGATACTTTGTTTTGTTTTTTATCCTTCACAAGATAATCAACAAAATGACCAGTTGCCTGATCTGGAACTCCTCTGACAACTGCCAGATATGTTTTGTCTATTTCATTTTTACGAATGGTATTGGATAGCCTCGAAGCTGCTTTTGATGTTTTGGCGAATACCATCGCACCACCAACAGGCCGGTCTAGGCGGTGGACCAGTCCTAAATAGACATTTCCTGGTTTCTGATAGCGGTATTTTATATCTTCTTTCAATATATTTAATAAGTCATGATCATTACTTTGATCTTGTTGCACCGGCAAGTTAACAGGTTTTTCAACCATTAACAAATGATTGTCTTCATATAAAATTTCGATACTCATAGTAACCTCATTCCTTCAATTATTCCTCTCCTGCTTTATAGTTTAACATTATCCTGTTCCCGGCATCAACGCATTCCTATTTGGTAATTTGATACTGTCGAAAAGAAATACCTGGTTTAATCCTGGATGATTTTTCTTTGCTAAGTCGAGCTTCTTCATTGCTAAATTAAAAAGAGGACGGATTGTTTGTTGCGGTGGCAACGAGAATCCGTCCTTCACTAAATGCTTATTGTACTACAAGCGTAGCGGTCATTTCACTGTGCCCCGTGCCACATGGCACTGAACATCTAATGGTGTATTCACCCGGTTCTAACGTCGTAGTAGCTGAGCCTTCCCCTTCAATGGACACATCGCTATTTTCGATCACGATACCATGAAAGCCTTCTTTACTTGTTAAGTTAACCGTCACTTCTCCTGCTGGAACTGTATATTCTTCCTGATCAAATTCCCAGTTTGTCGCAACTAAATCCACGCTTTCACCATTTCCCGTTGTTGCAGAATTCTGGTTATCTTCACTGGCATTGTCTTCTTCACCAGAACCACAAGCTGCTAAAACCATAACTAGTGTAAGAGTTAGGCATAATAGGACTAATTTTTTCATCAATAAATGCTCCTTTCAAGTCTGTTCGTATTTGTTATGTAACATTACCCATTTATATCCAGAACAGGACCTTTTTAATCTAGTAATAGATACATTTCCATTATACTGAATCTAATTGCCAATACTACCGATGTTTAACATCCTTCACAAAAATTTCATAAACTAATCTGAAAATAGCCAGTATTGATAGAATGCAGGAAACTCACGTATTATCGAATAGATGTCTCTCCATTCAACATATTCAGCATGTGCCCCTGCAGTAGCTTGAAATCCTGCTTGCTTCATTGCTAGCTTAGCTCTGGTAACATGAAAATATTGTGTAATGACCGTTATTCTATGAACCGACAACTGATTAGCCTTAGCGATACGAAAACTATTTTCAGCTGTCATTCTCGTATTATAACCATTACTGTCAACGATAATATCTGCAGAATTTACACCTTTTCGAATCAAGTATTGCTCCATCACTTTTGCTTCGTCAAAGTCTTCTTTTCCTATTCCGCCGCTTACTAGTACTTTTTCTACCTTTTTCGATTCATAATATTGAAGCGCTTTATCTAATCTTGCCTTTAAGCGTTTCGACAGACTGCCATCTTGATTTACTTTATTGCCAAAAACCACACCAAGCTCTGTTTGTTTCTTCTCATCTGTCCATCCATCTATCACAATGAACGAAGTGTGAACAAGGAAAAATAGGAAGAATGCCGCGAATACGATCAACAACCATTTTTTCATCAAAGTCCCTCACTTTATCTTTTCAATTGTTATCTACTATAGTAAACTATTTTTCAATGCATATAAAGTTATAGAGGAAGGTGTAAGCATGCTTCAACGAACAGTGTTCATACTATTATTTCTTATCAGTATTTTTCTTACCAGTTGCGGCCTTCCTGCAATGGATTACAGCAGTGATACCGTATATGATGCTGAGGCGAAGGTTATTCACGTAGTGGACGGGGATACGATAAAAATTGAAATAAACGGTGAAGAAGAGAATATTCGATTACTTTTAGTGGACACTCCTGAAACCAAACACCCTGATTTACCGAAGCAGCCATTCGGACAAGAAGCTTCAGACTTTGCTGAGAAAATATTATCAGGAGAAACTGTTCAAGTTGAATTCGACGGGCCTAAACGAGATAAATATGATCGTCTGCTCGGTTATATTTGGATAGATGGAGAAAACTTCAATCAACTATTGTTAAAAAACGGTCTTGCCAGATACGCGTATGTGTATGATCCACCCTATACCCATCAAACAGAAATGGAACAGGCAGAGCAAGAAGCTCAAGCTGATCAACTAGGCATTTGGAGTATAGATGGTTATGTCAAGGAGGATGGTTTTCGTCACGAAGAAGAATCAGATCCCAGTGCAAATATATACGAAAGTTGCTCAGAGGCAAAATCAGCAGGAGTAACTCCTTTATACGAAGGAGATAAAGGATATGGAAAACATTTGGATCGAGATCTTGATGGTGTCGCATGTGAATGATTTCAGACTTTGCTGAAAAAGATACCCATTTTAGTAATTTGTAGAGGAGCCAGTTTTGCTGTTTTGGTGAATAAGTTAGTAAGTTTAGAGGAGAAGTGCTTCGAAGACCTCCCACCGCAAAAGGTCTGCCTTATTCACGGTTGGGCAGTCGGATATTGTATCTTTCGCTTGAAGTTGCTGCTTGTTCAGGTGTTCGGCGTATTGTCACTGTCATTTCCTTTTGAATCCAGTAACATTTCATCCATTAAAAAAGCAGCAATCATCAATGTAAGATGATTGCTGTCAATAGATACCCAACTTATTTAAGACAATAAAATGTCCGTGTATTTCTTTCTATCGTTTCTTCCACTTCGTCTAAGGGAAGTTGTTTAATTGCAGCAATGATATCAAGAGAGTTTTTCATCATTTCAGGATGTGTCATGTGACCCGCAAATGGACCTTCAAATGGCCAAGGTCCATCTGTTTCAATCATCATTAATTGCAAAGGATAATATTGAATAATTTGCTGTATTTCTTCTTCATAGAGACAGTCAGGCGTAATTGAAATATAATATCCGTTATCTATCATTCTGTTCATGGTGGCAGCTGAACCTTTAAACCAATGAAAATGTGCGCTTTCCATATGATGTTTTTCTAAGAGATCACAAACGATGTCAGCATCTTCATAAACAGCGTGTAATACGATAGGAAGATGGAGTTCTTTGGCAATGATAATAAAACGTTCCAAAATCGAGAGGTACGAGTCGATCGGAAGAGCTGGGTTCTCTTTCTTACTGTAATAAGGCAGACCAACCTCTCCAATTGCGACAATCTGATCAGCACGTTCTCTAATTAATTGAAAGATCATTTGTAATTCCTTTTTATGCGGAAGAGGCTGTTCGGGATGCCATCCAAAGGCTGGAAAGACCAGCCTATTCTGATCAGCTAATTCTGCCACTCTTCTACAACTTTCCAAGTCACTTGATACCGCAATTAATCCTTGAATAGAGTTGCTCATCAGTATTTGTTTCTGTTCTTCTTCCTTATACCAATCCAGATGAATATGGCTATCAATCATCTAATTCACCACGCAATGTTTGATAAATATCCTTTTTCAATTGCAAAAATCCTGTTGTTAACATCACTTCTTCTTTTCTGGGACGTGCAAAATCAACAGTGAATTCCGCTTTCACTTGGGCAGGTTTTGCACCTAAAACCAGAATTCGATCAGATAGAAAAATCGCCTCTTCAATATTATGTGTAACAAATAATACTGATGGACGCTCCTCTTCCCAAATCGATAATAACCATTTTTGCATGTCCAATCTCGTAAATTCATCCAGTGCGGAAAAAGGCTCGTCCAAACAGAGGAATGACTGCGGACTTAACATACTCCGCACAAAAGCCACTCGTTGCCGCATACCACCTGATAACTCATGTGGATATGCTTCACTATATGCGTGTAATCCAGCACGTTGAAGCATTTCCTGCGCTCTTTGTTTATCTGGTTTCTGATGCAATTCTGCCCCCAACATAACATTTTCTAAAACCGTTCGCCATGGGAATAAGGATGATGTCTGCGGCATATAACTAATCGAACCTTTTTGACCGTTTATTTCCTGATCATCTAAACGGATGCTTCCTTGATCAGGTAAATACAGCCCGCCAATCAAATGAAAAATGGTACTTTTTCCGCTCCCGGAAGGTCCTAACAGCGACACAAACTCACCATTTCCAACTTTCAGATTGACATCAGTAAGCACTGGTTGTGACTGAAACTTCTTACTTATGTTGACTAATTCTAACGTAGTCATGATGACTCCCCCTTAGATGGACGCCATTTTAAAATTATTTTTTCTAAGCCAATAATAATCGAAAAGAAAATAAAACATAATAACATGATGATAAATATAGCTACAAAAACTCGATCTGTTCTAAACGAAGAAGATGCCAATGTCATATATACACCAATTCCCTTATTGGCACCAAGCCACTCAGAAATCACTGCTCCCATCACACTATAAGTAGCGGATATTTTTAAACCAGAAAAAATCTGCGGAACAGCGTGTGGTAATTCTAATTTGGTAAACACTTGTTTTTTGGTCGCACCAGCCATTTTCATATAATGGATCAATTCAGCATCCGTTTGGTTAAATCCATCCAATGTGGAAACAGCAATGGGAAAAAAGCAAACTAATGTAATAATCAACAATTTTGGTGTAATGCCAAAACCAAACCAAATTACAAGAAGTGGAGCAAGAACAATGATTGGTATATTTTGTGACAAGATCAACAATGGATATACCGCTTCTCTTACCCTTGGCAATACATGAAGCAGCATTGCTATTATCAGACCACATAAGGTACCTATAATAAATCCACCAGTTGTGAGACTTACCGTTGCCCAAACATGCTGTTGAAAATTCGCCCATCCTTGGATAGCTTCTGTAATTATTTCTGTTGGTGCAGGCAGAATCCAGCTAGGTATTTGTAATAACCTGCTGGAACCTTCCCAAATCAGTAGAATACTAATAATCATAATTACTGGTAATGATACCTTTCTCCACATAAAACCTACCTCAATTTTTTATGGCCACTTTCAAGTGTTTTATGGCCACTTTTTGTACTTTTATGGTCACTTTTGCTTATTTTATGGCCACTTATAAGACTTTTATGGCCACTTCCGTCCATTTTATGGCCACTTTCAACTTTATCGATATTTTTTCGTTAATTCTGTCATGGATGCCTTACGATCCTGTCGCGAATAAATTTTGACTTGCGAGATTACGCTGGGACAATTTAACTGATGCATGCGCTGATTCATTTTTTCAATGACAGCAAACAATTCAGATAACTCCCCTTCCATCGTTGTTTCTAATGGTCCAACATGGTAATTAACTCCCGATTGATCGATTACAGCAATTGCTTCGTCTACATAGGGAATAGAGTCTTCTCCATTCAGGGTTTTCGGTATCATTTGAACACTTACTAATGCTTCTGCCATATTTAATCCTCCTATTCAGGTAAAAATTCATTGGTAAAGGCTGCTTCTGCGTCTAGTTCTCGATCGAGCAAATCATTCTCATACATGAAATCAGCATAGTTCTGCCATACGTCTTGTGATTGTTCACCCCATTGAGCAGCATCATCTTGATACTTTGGAGACAACCATTGCTGACTGGCATGTACTAACTCTTCATCAAGATCAGGTACTTCCTCAATTAAAATATCGGCAGCTTCGTCCGGGTTATCGATTGTGAATTGATAACCTTTGCTTACAGCTGCTATGAATTTTTTAATCGTTTCCGGATTCTTCTCTATCATATTTTCATTGGTTGTAATAACTGGTGTATAGTAATCCAGCTTCTCCGAATAATCAGTTAAGTAAAGCATATTTAACTCTTTGCCGCGCAATTCTGCTTCGATACCTGTCCAGCCATAGTAAATCCAGGCAAAATCGACATCTCTTTCGACCGCCGTAAAGAAATCAGTATTCCCCATATTGACGATGTCAACATCCTCTACCGATGCATCTTCCTGTTTCATTAATGAATCAATTACAGCAGACTCTACGGGCGCTCCCCAGCCACCGTAAGTTTTCCCGGCAAAGTCGGCTGGTGACGTAATTTCTTTATCAACCGGGGAAGCAAAGCCTGATGTATTATGCTGGATCACGGCTGCGATGGATACTAATGGGATATCCTGGACTCTTGCCTCTGTGACAGACTCCTGGTAGCTTATGCCAAATTCAGCTTTTCCTGAAGCAACTGTTTGATCTGCACCTGCTTCACCTGGCATTACAATTTCTACATTTAATCCTTGTTCTTCGAAATACCCTTTCGATTCGGCAACATATAATCCAGTGTGGTTAGTATTAGGTGTCCAGTCTAAGACAAGTGTTACCTCCTCCATTTTATCTGAGGAGCTGTTTTCTTCTCCACACCCCACCAACACGATACACACTGCAAGTAGTGCGACCATTATTTTTTTCATAAAAAATCCCCCTTTTTCTTTTTCTGGGGGAACATACAAGAAACACCCTAGACTCGAAAGCCTAGGGTGCATATAGATTCGGTTATCTTATATGTTCCCTACGCTGGTACTAACCAGATCAGGTTCTAAGGGTCAAGCAACTAACGGCAACTTTCTCAACCGGCAACACCGGTCCCCCTACATGTCCTATTTATTTTTTCCATCCTCTACTTTGACATAATTCTGTCATTTCATCAAGTTTTATTTACTATTCTGGATTTCAGTGTCGAGTTAACACTTTAAAAAATGATAACTCTAAAGATAACGGGCATATCCTTGCTTTACCTGTACAAACGTATTAAAAAGACGAATCTCTATAAACATAGAAATTCGTCTTTAGGTTATACATTATCCGTGAATCTTCGTTGCGACTTCGACAACACGTTTAGCTTGATGCTTCACTGCATCTTCTACATCCTCGACAAAATCACCATCTGGTGTATGTGTGACACTGTTTCCATAAGGATTTCCACCTGAAGTAAAGGCTGATTGATCTGTATACCCTGGTGGCACAATAATAGCTCCCCAGTGCATCATCGATGTATAAAAATTCAACAACGTTGCTTCTTGACCACCGTGCGGGTTAGATGCAGAAGACATCGCACTTACCACTTTATTAGCTGTCTTACCAGCGGCCCATAAACCACCTTGTGAATCAATAAATTGCTTCATTTGTGATGGCACACCACCGAATCGAGTTGGCATGCTGAAAATAATTGCATCTGCCCACTCAATATCATCAGAGCTTGCTTCTGGAACATGCTCGGTATCTTGCAGGTGTTGCTCCCACTTCGAATTTGATGCAATTGCAGGCTTTGGAGCTGTTTCTTGTGCACGAACAACTCTTACTTCTGCTCCGGCTTCCTTTATTGCGTCTGCTGCCCAATTCGCCAGCTGATAATTAGTACCTGTTGAACTATAATAAATAACTGCTACTTTAACCACTTCTCTACTTCCCTTCTCGATGTATTGATTCCATTTGAAATTTTCCCAGATTCATGTGGAATTATACAATATCTTGATTCTGAGATAATTAGAATCTTAACACGGTTAAATCTTCTGTAGCAAATGGTTAGCTCAAGTTAGATCTAATTACACGATAGCAAAAACTTTTCGAGCATTATCATATAAAAAGAATCGTTGCCCTTATTCAACTTTTATTCCTGCTTCGATGAATGTGTTATAACGAAGCAGATTACCATCCTTATAAAAATCAAAACGAATGGTTGTTTTTTCTCCTTTTAACACCAATTCGCCTGCCGGTGCCATCTTCGTCATGATCATAGCTGATTTTGGAGTGCCTGTTCTAATTTGCTCGATCACTTCATTGATTTTTTCCTCGTCTTCGCTCTTCAGAATATGTTGGTCACCTACGATTATTTCCAGACTTTGATAAGTTTGCTCTGGAACAATCACCTTCTCATATGGCACCTCAAACGATAGATCTTCTTGCTGTTCACAATTCGTAAAGTCAAAGCTGATGTTATTTTCTTCTGTTAACGTATTCTCCATTTGCTTACAAGTAAAACTGTTCCATTTATCACCTGTACCAGTATAGCTGTCTTGTCGACTATCACTCGAAATATTAAATTCACTGCCATTATAAGAAATATTATAAAAAATCGGATCACCTTCTGTCGTATAACGAATGAAGCGTAAGTGACTGACTTGCTGGTCTTGAACCGCTTGTTTGAATGTTTCCAATTTAATCAGATTTTCATAGTCACCATGTGTCTCGACCAAATCATGGTTCGAATCTTTCACCCGCACGATTTCTGTTGCACTACTTTGTGCTGGATAAGATTCTGCGATTGGTCCGTGCGTTACTTCAATTTTTTCACCGATTGCCAATGACTCAGTCACTTTTTCATCGATGTTTTCCAAGTTGAAATAGATAGCATTTCCTGCCTTTTCATATAACTCTTGAACCGGTATCTCTTCCTCTTGAGGTGCAATATAATTCTCTGCCACCAACACTTTGCCGTTCTCATATTTGGCAACATATCCAGTCATTTTGTTTTGATTTGCCGGCGTCTTTGTCTCCTCACTGGCATTGCTGCCATTGCTCGCAGTCCCACAAGCTACCAGAACAAGAACCATTAGTGAATAAATTAAGTATTTCATGTATTATCTACCTCCATTGTTTTTGTATAATTTGTCGTCTCCAATGGTTAAATAGTTACAAAAAAACATACATTTCGTAACATATCTGAATCATCAACGTACGTTTCGTCACTAACCACAGGAAAATATAATAATTGCCACGAAGAAAAACTACATAAATCCTTGGAATTTATGTAAGTTAAGTATTGGATAATGTAAAGTAAACATTATTAATTTGGTATATGGAATTTGCTTAGCCAATCTCCAGAAGTATGCGCACGGCTTACTACTTGAAATGCTACCCTGTGCCTTGAAAGTCTGCTACGAACTGTGCAGGTGGCACAGACAAAGCGGTCTTCTTTACAAAGTTGGCTTCGTTTTTCTACACAAAAAAAACGAAGTGTTTCCACTTCGTTAATTGTTTAATGCTTTGGTTAAAACATCTAAATTGCGTTCCATCAATGTAAAATATGTTTCATTGTTTTCAACATCTTCCTCTGTCAAAACAGAAAGGTTGTGCAGTTCCAATGATTCCAAATTTGTCTCTGACTGAATAACCTGCGCTACTTTCGGTTCGACATTTTGCTCAAACAGCAAATAGTTAATATCAGTTTCTTTTACATGATCAATAATCTGCTCTAATTCTTTTTGTGATGGTTCTTCAGACGGGGATAAACCGGTTAAAGCAATTTGTTCAATATGATAGCTTTCTTGCCAATAACCATATGCAGCATGAGTGACCAATATCTGATGACTGGCTGCTTCTTCTATTTGCGTATGAAAAGATTCATCTAATTCTGTTAGCTTTGTTTCTAACTGACTGAAATTATCTGTATATAGATCTTCATTAGCAGGATCCTGAGATACCAAAGCATCTTTAATATTACGCGCCATCTCTATTGCACGAACCGGATCAAGCCATAAATGCGGGTCGACATCACCATGAGAATGTCCATCTTCTGTGCTTTCACTACTTTCAGACTCCTCATGTTCATGATCGTGCTCATGGTCATGCTCTGATTCTTCTTCGTGTGAATGACTGTGTTCCATTGTTGTTACACCATCTGCAGCTTCCACCATTAGGACATCTTCATCACTAAGTGCTTCTTGAATGGCACCAGCATAAGATTCTAGATTAGCACCATTAAACAAAAAGATATCACTTGCCGCTATATCGACCATCATTTTAGATGTCGGTTCATAACTGTGCGGATCAGCTCCAGCGGGAAGTATTGTCTCTACCTCCACTTGCTCCCCACCGATTTCCTCAGCAAAATACGCTAAAGGATATAATGTCGCATATATTTTAATCGTCTTATCCTCAGAAGAAGCATTATCTCCTGTTGATTCAGAGGTTTCCGTATTACATCCTATTAAGACTAATCCCATTAAAAATAATAAAGCCGTTAACTTTTTCATCAAACTATTCCTCCAACTAAAACAAATAATAATCATTACGATTTATAAAACGAAGTGTCTTAACTTTTTACATCATAAGTTATTATAGTCTATTCTTTACCTTTTGTAAATAGTAATAATTACGATTTATTTTTTCAATGTCATACAATTTTCATTGAATATCGTTTTCAAAAAGCGTATAGTAATTTTGAATAAGCTTTTTAATGACGGAGGTTGAAGCATGAAAAAATTATTTTGGTTAATGTTAAGCGCAATCATAGTTCTTACCGCATGTGCAGATAATTCCAACACTGAGGATTCCGCTGAAGAAGATGAATTACAGGGAATTAAGGTCAATTTTACATTACCTGAACAAGCTAAAACCGGCGAAGCAGTCACACTAACGGCTACAGTAACAACTACAAGCGGTGAAAAGGTGACGGATGCAGAAGAGATGATGTTCGAATATTGGAATATTGAAGATGAAGAAAATACGGTAATGGTAGAATCAACTAATAATGAAGATGGTACATATACTGCAGAGGTTACATTTTCTGAACCTGGAGATTACGAAAGTTATGCGCACACTACTGCTAATGGCATTCACTCTATGCCGAAAAAAGCAATTTCGATAACTGGAGAGGCGTTAAATTCTGAGCAGGAATCAGAAGATCATGAGGAAATGACTGAAGAAGAAACGTCCCATGAGCATCAACATTCCAGTGGCTTTGAAATCAATGTAGCTCCTTTGAATGATGTTACTGCGAATGAAGATAAGGAAATAACGGTACAATTATTGTCTGATGGAACAGCTTACGAAGGTGCTCGAGTTCGGTATGAAATTGTAATAAGCAGCGAAAAGCACGAATGGATTGATGCAGAAGAAGTTAGCAGCGGGGAATACAAAGGAACCTTTGCCTTTCCTGAAGCAGGCACATATGATATGACTGTTCACGTCAATGATGAGGACGGACTGC is a genomic window of Gracilibacillus salinarum containing:
- a CDS encoding DUF4362 domain-containing protein, whose translation is MKYLIYSLMVLVLVACGTASNGSNASEETKTPANQNKMTGYVAKYENGKVLVAENYIAPQEEEIPVQELYEKAGNAIYFNLENIDEKVTESLAIGEKIEVTHGPIAESYPAQSSATEIVRVKDSNHDLVETHGDYENLIKLETFKQAVQDQQVSHLRFIRYTTEGDPIFYNISYNGSEFNISSDSRQDSYTGTGDKWNSFTCKQMENTLTEENNISFDFTNCEQQEDLSFEVPYEKVIVPEQTYQSLEIIVGDQHILKSEDEEKINEVIEQIRTGTPKSAMIMTKMAPAGELVLKGEKTTIRFDFYKDGNLLRYNTFIEAGIKVE
- a CDS encoding thermonuclease family protein translates to MLQRTVFILLFLISIFLTSCGLPAMDYSSDTVYDAEAKVIHVVDGDTIKIEINGEEENIRLLLVDTPETKHPDLPKQPFGQEASDFAEKILSGETVQVEFDGPKRDKYDRLLGYIWIDGENFNQLLLKNGLARYAYVYDPPYTHQTEMEQAEQEAQADQLGIWSIDGYVKEDGFRHEEESDPSANIYESCSEAKSAGVTPLYEGDKGYGKHLDRDLDGVACE
- a CDS encoding YdcF family protein, with protein sequence MKKWLLIVFAAFFLFFLVHTSFIVIDGWTDEKKQTELGVVFGNKVNQDGSLSKRLKARLDKALQYYESKKVEKVLVSGGIGKEDFDEAKVMEQYLIRKGVNSADIIVDSNGYNTRMTAENSFRIAKANQLSVHRITVITQYFHVTRAKLAMKQAGFQATAGAHAEYVEWRDIYSIIREFPAFYQYWLFSD
- a CDS encoding MTH1187 family thiamine-binding protein; this encodes MAEALVSVQMIPKTLNGEDSIPYVDEAIAVIDQSGVNYHVGPLETTMEGELSELFAVIEKMNQRMHQLNCPSVISQVKIYSRQDRKASMTELTKKYR
- the wrbA gene encoding NAD(P)H:quinone oxidoreductase, with protein sequence MVKVAVIYYSSTGTNYQLANWAADAIKEAGAEVRVVRAQETAPKPAIASNSKWEQHLQDTEHVPEASSDDIEWADAIIFSMPTRFGGVPSQMKQFIDSQGGLWAAGKTANKVVSAMSSASNPHGGQEATLLNFYTSMMHWGAIIVPPGYTDQSAFTSGGNPYGNSVTHTPDGDFVEDVEDAVKHQAKRVVEVATKIHG
- a CDS encoding RluA family pseudouridine synthase is translated as MSIEILYEDNHLLMVEKPVNLPVQQDQSNDHDLLNILKEDIKYRYQKPGNVYLGLVHRLDRPVGGAMVFAKTSKAASRLSNTIRKNEIDKTYLAVVRGVPDQATGHFVDYLVKDKKQNKVSVTSSQSKQAKKAELGYELLASESGLSLVKIHLYTGRPHQIRVQFASRNMPLYGDQKYGAKQNKPGQQISLWSHRLRFFHPVRQEEISKKSFPPDTFPWSKWNDILYA
- a CDS encoding metal ABC transporter solute-binding protein, Zn/Mn family; its protein translation is MKKLTALLFLMGLVLIGCNTETSESTGDNASSEDKTIKIYATLYPLAYFAEEIGGEQVEVETILPAGADPHSYEPTSKMMVDIAASDIFLFNGANLESYAGAIQEALSDEDVLMVEAADGVTTMEHSHSHEEESEHDHEHDHEHEESESSESTEDGHSHGDVDPHLWLDPVRAIEMARNIKDALVSQDPANEDLYTDNFSQLETKLTELDESFHTQIEEAASHQILVTHAAYGYWQESYHIEQIALTGLSPSEEPSQKELEQIIDHVKETDINYLLFEQNVEPKVAQVIQSETNLESLELHNLSVLTEEDVENNETYFTLMERNLDVLTKALNN
- a CDS encoding ABC transporter permease produces the protein MWRKVSLPVIMIISILLIWEGSSRLLQIPSWILPAPTEIITEAIQGWANFQQHVWATVSLTTGGFIIGTLCGLIIAMLLHVLPRVREAVYPLLILSQNIPIIVLAPLLVIWFGFGITPKLLIITLVCFFPIAVSTLDGFNQTDAELIHYMKMAGATKKQVFTKLELPHAVPQIFSGLKISATYSVMGAVISEWLGANKGIGVYMTLASSSFRTDRVFVAIFIIMLLCFIFFSIIIGLEKIILKWRPSKGESS
- a CDS encoding ABC transporter ATP-binding protein; its protein translation is MTTLELVNISKKFQSQPVLTDVNLKVGNGEFVSLLGPSGSGKSTIFHLIGGLYLPDQGSIRLDDQEINGQKGSISYMPQTSSLFPWRTVLENVMLGAELHQKPDKQRAQEMLQRAGLHAYSEAYPHELSGGMRQRVAFVRSMLSPQSFLCLDEPFSALDEFTRLDMQKWLLSIWEEERPSVLFVTHNIEEAIFLSDRILVLGAKPAQVKAEFTVDFARPRKEEVMLTTGFLQLKKDIYQTLRGELDD
- a CDS encoding FixH family protein yields the protein MKKLFWLMLSAIIVLTACADNSNTEDSAEEDELQGIKVNFTLPEQAKTGEAVTLTATVTTTSGEKVTDAEEMMFEYWNIEDEENTVMVESTNNEDGTYTAEVTFSEPGDYESYAHTTANGIHSMPKKAISITGEALNSEQESEDHEEMTEEETSHEHQHSSGFEINVAPLNDVTANEDKEITVQLLSDGTAYEGARVRYEIVISSEKHEWIDAEEVSSGEYKGTFAFPEAGTYDMTVHVNDEDGLHEHTETEVEVSE
- a CDS encoding cytochrome C oxidase subunit II — encoded protein: MKKLVLLCLTLTLVMVLAACGSGEEDNASEDNQNSATTGNGESVDLVATNWEFDQEEYTVPAGEVTVNLTSKEGFHGIVIENSDVSIEGEGSATTTLEPGEYTIRCSVPCGTGHSEMTATLVVQ
- a CDS encoding ABC transporter substrate-binding protein gives rise to the protein MKKIMVALLAVCIVLVGCGEENSSSDKMEEVTLVLDWTPNTNHTGLYVAESKGYFEEQGLNVEIVMPGEAGADQTVASGKAEFGISYQESVTEARVQDIPLVSIAAVIQHNTSGFASPVDKEITSPADFAGKTYGGWGAPVESAVIDSLMKQEDASVEDVDIVNMGNTDFFTAVERDVDFAWIYYGWTGIEAELRGKELNMLYLTDYSEKLDYYTPVITTNENMIEKNPETIKKFIAAVSKGYQFTIDNPDEAADILIEEVPDLDEELVHASQQWLSPKYQDDAAQWGEQSQDVWQNYADFMYENDLLDRELDAEAAFTNEFLPE
- a CDS encoding TatD family hydrolase → MIDSHIHLDWYKEEEQKQILMSNSIQGLIAVSSDLESCRRVAELADQNRLVFPAFGWHPEQPLPHKKELQMIFQLIRERADQIVAIGEVGLPYYSKKENPALPIDSYLSILERFIIIAKELHLPIVLHAVYEDADIVCDLLEKHHMESAHFHWFKGSAATMNRMIDNGYYISITPDCLYEEEIQQIIQYYPLQLMMIETDGPWPFEGPFAGHMTHPEMMKNSLDIIAAIKQLPLDEVEETIERNTRTFYCLK